One window of the Kallotenue papyrolyticum genome contains the following:
- a CDS encoding potassium transporter Kup: protein MTTEPKHQTRRHAARAGQHGISARNAHYAHPAGGRELLLLALSALGVVYGDIGTSPLYAVRESFHGAHAVAPTPANILGVLSLIFWSLILVVSVKYILFILRADNDGEGGILALTALATPIRRLARSRSRWIVVLGVFGAALLYGDGVITPAISVLSAVEGLEVATPAFEPFVLPLTLAILIGLFAIQSRGTATIGSLFGPIMLVWFGVLALLGISQIARRPEILQAVNPWHGLQFFRTNGWHGFLVLGTVFLVVTGGEALYADMGHFGRQPIRLGWFGLVLPALLLNYFGQGALLLRAPEAENPFFLMAPAWALYPLVGLATLATIIASQALISGAFSLTMQAEHLGFLPRLRIVHTSPTAFGQIYIPFVNWALLIACVLVVIGFGSSSNLAAAYGIAVTSTMAITTILFAVVARRRWRWSLPVVVLLISGLLTIDLAFLGANLLKIPNGGWFPLVVAAVIFTLMTTWKRGTQLVFLRERELEMTLSDLLQRINREPPLRVPASAIFLSANPWGAPAALLANLKYNHVLHERVILMTIASEEVPHVAPTERFTIKELGHGLTQVTLHFGFMEEPNVPRALRQLASKLKLDWEQIPFFVNRTRVIASPLPGMALWREHLYRIMRDNAASPVDYFCLPPTRVVEIGTTVEV, encoded by the coding sequence ATGACAACCGAACCCAAGCATCAGACACGCCGCCACGCCGCGCGGGCCGGTCAGCATGGCATTTCGGCGCGCAATGCGCACTACGCCCACCCCGCCGGCGGACGCGAGCTGCTCTTGCTGGCGCTCAGCGCGTTGGGCGTGGTGTACGGCGACATCGGCACCTCGCCGCTCTACGCCGTGCGCGAAAGCTTCCATGGCGCGCATGCCGTCGCGCCGACGCCGGCCAACATCCTGGGCGTGCTCTCGCTGATCTTCTGGTCGCTGATCCTGGTGGTCAGCGTCAAGTACATACTCTTCATCCTGCGCGCCGACAACGATGGCGAGGGTGGCATTCTGGCGCTGACCGCGCTGGCCACGCCGATCCGTCGCCTGGCGCGCAGCCGCTCGCGCTGGATTGTGGTGTTGGGCGTCTTCGGCGCGGCGCTGCTCTATGGCGATGGCGTGATCACCCCGGCGATTTCGGTGCTCAGCGCCGTGGAAGGGTTAGAAGTCGCCACGCCTGCGTTTGAACCCTTTGTGCTTCCGTTGACGCTGGCGATCCTGATCGGTCTGTTCGCGATCCAGAGCCGCGGCACCGCCACGATTGGCAGCCTCTTCGGGCCGATCATGCTGGTCTGGTTCGGCGTGCTGGCGCTGTTGGGCATCAGCCAGATCGCGCGCCGGCCCGAGATTCTGCAAGCGGTCAATCCCTGGCATGGTCTCCAGTTCTTCCGCACCAACGGCTGGCACGGCTTCCTGGTGCTGGGCACGGTCTTTTTAGTGGTCACCGGTGGCGAAGCGCTCTACGCCGACATGGGGCACTTCGGGCGGCAGCCGATCCGCCTGGGCTGGTTTGGGCTGGTCCTGCCTGCGCTGCTGCTCAACTACTTCGGGCAGGGCGCGTTGCTGCTGCGCGCGCCGGAAGCTGAAAACCCGTTCTTCCTCATGGCTCCCGCCTGGGCGCTCTACCCGCTGGTGGGCCTAGCAACTCTAGCGACAATCATCGCCTCGCAGGCGCTGATCTCCGGCGCATTCTCGCTGACGATGCAGGCCGAGCATCTCGGCTTTCTGCCGCGCCTGCGCATCGTGCACACCTCGCCAACCGCCTTTGGCCAGATCTACATCCCCTTCGTCAACTGGGCCCTGCTGATCGCCTGTGTCCTAGTGGTGATCGGCTTCGGCTCGTCCAGCAACCTGGCGGCAGCCTATGGCATCGCCGTGACTTCAACCATGGCGATCACCACGATCCTGTTCGCGGTGGTCGCGCGGCGCCGCTGGCGCTGGTCGTTGCCGGTGGTGGTCCTGCTGATCAGCGGATTGCTGACGATCGATCTGGCCTTTCTGGGCGCCAACCTGCTCAAAATCCCCAATGGCGGCTGGTTCCCGCTGGTGGTCGCCGCCGTGATCTTCACACTGATGACCACCTGGAAGCGCGGCACGCAACTGGTCTTTCTGCGCGAGCGCGAGCTGGAGATGACGCTCAGCGATCTGTTGCAGCGCATCAACCGAGAACCGCCGCTGCGCGTGCCCGCCAGCGCCATCTTTCTGAGCGCCAATCCCTGGGGCGCGCCCGCGGCGCTGCTGGCCAATCTCAAGTACAACCATGTGCTGCATGAACGTGTGATCCTGATGACCATCGCTTCCGAAGAGGTGCCGCACGTTGCGCCGACCGAACGCTTCACGATTAAGGAGCTGGGCCACGGGCTGACGCAGGTCACGCTCCACTTCGGATTTATGGAGGAGCCGAACGTGCCCAGAGCGCTGCGCCAGCTTGCCAGCAAGCTCAAGCTGGACTGGGAGCAGATCCCCTTTTTCGTCAACCGCACGCGCGTGATCGCCAGCCCGCTGCCCGGCATGGCGTTGTGGCGTGAGCATCTCTACCGTATTATGCGCGACAATGCCGCTAGTCCGGTAGATTATTTCTGCCTGCCGCCGACGCGCGTGGTGGAGATCGGCACGACCGTCGAGGTGTAG
- a CDS encoding ABC transporter permease, with product MSVQPKALSQAAAQSAAVREGSPWTGLWAVVAKEMADYLTSVRLLILEVLTVLTAIGTVYAATQELRNAGESQFLFLRLFITPRDPLPALVGFLGFLIPLIAIALAFDAVNSELNQRTMSRVLAQPIYRDALLFGKFLAGMFTLVLMLLTIWLLIMGLGILRLGIVPSGEEVVRSLIFLLIALGYGGIWLALALVFSIVLRQPATAALASIAVWLFFTVFWGIVAELLANLFRSEPLTLGDVVRQAEWTLALLRISPNTLYSEAVLAILNPSTRSLGVVLPIQLHNAVLGTPLPLSQSLLLIWPHLTGLIAGTLLLFALGYVLFQRQEIRA from the coding sequence ATGTCCGTGCAGCCTAAGGCGCTCTCACAAGCGGCGGCGCAGAGCGCGGCCGTGCGTGAAGGTTCGCCCTGGACCGGTCTATGGGCGGTTGTCGCCAAGGAGATGGCCGACTACCTGACCAGCGTGCGCCTGCTGATCCTGGAGGTGCTGACGGTGCTGACGGCGATCGGCACGGTGTACGCCGCCACCCAGGAGCTGCGCAACGCCGGCGAGAGCCAGTTCCTGTTTCTGCGCCTGTTCATCACGCCGCGCGATCCGCTGCCGGCGCTGGTTGGCTTTCTGGGCTTTCTGATTCCGCTGATCGCCATCGCGCTGGCCTTTGATGCCGTCAATAGCGAGCTGAACCAGCGCACCATGTCGCGCGTGCTGGCGCAGCCGATCTACCGCGATGCGCTGCTGTTCGGCAAGTTCCTGGCCGGTATGTTCACCCTGGTGCTGATGCTGCTGACGATCTGGCTGCTGATCATGGGCCTGGGCATCCTGCGGCTGGGGATCGTGCCCAGCGGCGAGGAGGTCGTGCGCAGCCTGATCTTTCTGCTGATCGCGCTGGGCTATGGCGGCATCTGGCTAGCGCTGGCGCTGGTCTTCTCGATCGTGCTGCGCCAGCCGGCCACCGCGGCGCTGGCCTCGATCGCCGTGTGGCTCTTCTTCACCGTCTTCTGGGGCATCGTTGCCGAGCTGCTGGCTAACCTGTTCCGCAGCGAGCCGCTCACGTTGGGCGATGTGGTGCGCCAGGCGGAGTGGACGCTGGCGCTGCTGCGCATCTCGCCCAACACGCTCTACAGCGAAGCGGTGCTGGCGATCCTCAACCCCAGCACGCGCTCGCTGGGTGTGGTGCTGCCGATCCAGTTGCACAACGCCGTGCTGGGCACGCCCCTGCCGCTCAGCCAGAGTCTGCTGCTGATCTGGCCGCACCTCACCGGCCTGATCGCCGGCACGTTGCTTCTGTTCGCGCTGGGCTACGTGCTCTTTCAGCGCCAGGAGATCCGCGCCTGA
- a CDS encoding ABC transporter ATP-binding protein, translating to MSDGQPLIRIRQLARRYLLGRQPVTALDGIDLEVARGEFVALVGPSGSGKSTLLNLVGGLDRPTAGEIWVDDLELGRANDRRLVRYRRDQVGFIFQSFNLLPTRTALENVEVPLLLAGIGRRERRQRALALLEQVGLAHRASHRPNELSGGEMQRVAIARALANQPALLLADEPTGNLDSRTGADILAILGTLVRQRGVTLLLVTHDMQVAGHADRIVHLLDGRIRWIETRAAQERYALSVEELP from the coding sequence ATGAGTGACGGTCAGCCGCTGATCCGCATTCGCCAGCTCGCCCGGCGCTACCTGCTGGGCCGCCAGCCGGTCACGGCGCTGGACGGCATCGACCTCGAGGTAGCGCGCGGCGAGTTCGTCGCGCTGGTCGGGCCGAGCGGCTCTGGCAAGTCCACGCTGCTCAACCTGGTTGGCGGCCTCGACCGCCCCACGGCCGGTGAGATCTGGGTCGATGATCTCGAACTAGGGCGCGCCAACGATCGCCGCCTGGTACGCTACCGGCGCGATCAGGTTGGCTTTATCTTCCAGAGCTTCAATCTGCTGCCGACACGCACGGCGCTTGAAAACGTAGAAGTGCCACTCCTGCTGGCCGGTATAGGCCGTCGCGAACGGCGGCAACGCGCCCTGGCGCTGCTGGAGCAGGTCGGCCTGGCCCACCGGGCGAGCCACCGTCCCAACGAGCTCTCCGGCGGCGAAATGCAGCGCGTGGCGATTGCACGCGCGCTGGCCAACCAACCGGCGCTGCTGCTGGCCGATGAACCGACCGGCAATCTCGATTCGCGCACCGGCGCCGATATTCTGGCGATCCTGGGCACGCTGGTGCGGCAGCGCGGCGTGACGCTGCTGCTGGTGACGCACGACATGCAGGTCGCCGGGCACGCCGATCGCATCGTCCATCTACTCGACGGACGTATCCGGTGGATCGAAACCCGTGCCGCCCAGGAGCGCTATGCCTTGAGCGTCGAGGAGCTACCGTGA
- a CDS encoding ABC transporter permease has translation MKLGDMAAMAVSNLGRRKVRTTLTSFGVVVGILTIVTMVSLGIGVRREINRQFDVIGLERVFVRPREGERGFFTQFAAPQRARPITPADVERWRALPEVVAITADVELPPGMASLLRVGAATTAVQVQGSDTFQAPFVRPPTALAGTIELPDEPGKLILNADALRGLGLSPARAAELIGQPAEIVLRQPRGEEQRFQFTIIGVSSEALGLPGVRVPLPDRVAMKSWWFNRPNLLATDGYDLVTLRARDIAAANALVATLRREGLRVQSLETILDLANQIFTVINVMLSSVGGLALLVAALGIINTMIMSIYERTREIGTLKAIGASRGDIRWLFMLEAGLIGLLGGVIGVVGGWSLGRLLNRAILWYIEREQLPIRGDFFVVTPGLALYALVFAVLIGIVAGLYPANRAARLDPLLALRHE, from the coding sequence GTGAAACTGGGCGATATGGCCGCCATGGCCGTCTCCAACCTGGGCCGACGCAAAGTGCGCACCACCCTGACCTCCTTCGGCGTCGTCGTGGGCATCCTGACGATCGTGACGATGGTCAGCCTGGGCATCGGTGTGCGCCGCGAGATCAACCGTCAGTTCGATGTCATCGGCCTTGAACGGGTCTTTGTCCGCCCGCGCGAGGGCGAGCGCGGCTTCTTTACACAGTTCGCCGCACCCCAGCGCGCCCGACCGATCACGCCCGCCGATGTGGAGCGCTGGCGCGCCCTGCCGGAGGTAGTCGCCATCACGGCTGATGTCGAGCTGCCGCCCGGCATGGCCAGCCTGTTGCGCGTTGGCGCGGCCACAACCGCCGTTCAGGTTCAGGGCAGCGACACCTTCCAGGCACCCTTTGTCCGTCCACCCACGGCGCTGGCCGGAACGATCGAGCTGCCGGACGAGCCCGGCAAGCTGATCCTCAACGCCGATGCCCTGCGCGGGCTGGGCCTGTCACCGGCGCGCGCTGCCGAACTGATCGGCCAGCCCGCCGAGATCGTATTGCGCCAGCCACGCGGCGAGGAGCAGCGCTTCCAGTTCACGATCATCGGCGTTTCCAGCGAAGCCCTGGGCTTGCCCGGCGTGCGCGTACCGCTGCCCGATCGCGTGGCGATGAAGAGTTGGTGGTTCAACCGCCCCAACCTGCTCGCCACCGACGGGTACGACCTGGTGACGCTGCGCGCGCGCGACATTGCCGCCGCCAACGCGCTGGTGGCGACCTTGCGCCGCGAGGGCCTGCGCGTCCAGTCGCTGGAGACGATCCTGGACCTGGCCAACCAGATCTTCACCGTGATCAACGTCATGCTCTCCTCGGTGGGCGGTCTGGCGCTGCTGGTCGCAGCGCTGGGCATCATCAACACTATGATTATGTCAATTTATGAGCGTACCCGCGAGATCGGCACTCTCAAAGCGATTGGCGCATCGCGCGGCGATATTCGGTGGCTGTTCATGCTGGAAGCCGGACTGATCGGGCTGCTGGGCGGCGTGATCGGGGTCGTGGGCGGCTGGAGCCTGGGCCGCCTGCTCAACCGCGCGATCCTGTGGTACATCGAACGCGAACAGCTCCCCATCCGCGGCGACTTCTTCGTCGTCACGCCCGGGCTGGCGCTGTACGCACTCGTCTTTGCCGTGCTGATCGGCATTGTCGCGGGCCTCTACCCGGCCAACCGCGCTGCGCGGCTCGACCCGCTGCTGGCGCTGCGGCATGAATAG
- a CDS encoding single-stranded DNA-binding protein translates to MAKDLNKVMLIGRLGTEPELRYTQQGVPITRFRMAISRQWRDGDGNLRDETDWFTVISWNRLAEICSQRLQKGARVYVEGRLQNRSWDDPQSGEKRSQTEIVASDMIILDYRQNARSDMDASLPPRGRSLPDETDEFSDEDIPF, encoded by the coding sequence ATGGCCAAAGACTTAAACAAAGTAATGTTGATCGGGCGCCTGGGAACCGAGCCCGAGTTACGCTACACGCAGCAGGGCGTGCCGATCACGCGATTTCGCATGGCGATCTCGCGGCAGTGGCGCGACGGCGACGGTAATCTGCGCGATGAGACCGACTGGTTCACGGTGATTTCCTGGAACCGGCTGGCCGAGATCTGCAGTCAGCGGCTGCAGAAAGGCGCGCGCGTGTATGTCGAGGGCCGGCTGCAAAACCGTTCGTGGGACGATCCCCAATCGGGGGAGAAACGCTCGCAGACCGAGATTGTCGCCAGCGATATGATCATCTTAGATTATCGGCAAAACGCGCGGAGCGACATGGATGCAAGCCTGCCCCCGCGCGGGCGCAGTCTGCCCGACGAAACCGACGAATTCAGTGACGAGGATATTCCCTTCTAA
- a CDS encoding glycosyltransferase family 4 protein — protein sequence MRIGIDASRAAIAARTGTEHYSWEIIRALGALDRSNDYILYCNRRPTALPPLPPNFRLRQIPLRYTWTHVRLSLEMLRAAPDVLFVPAHALPLIPAPRSVVTIHDLGFRYHPEAHTRGQRLYHRLFTALSVRRATQIIAISEATRRDLQRFYHLPDEKITVVYHGVDQRFRPIDDPTTIAAVLQRYGIQPPYLLFVSTIQPRKNVARLIDAFALARQQAAAPEVTLVLAGKRGWLTAEIERRAAERGIADRVRFVGYVADADLPALLNGALAYVLPSLYEGFGMTILEAQACGTPVLASNVAALPEVVGEAGLLVDPYRVASIADGLTRLLSDAQLRAELRRRGLAHAAGWTWERAAQQTLAVLQRAAG from the coding sequence ATGCGGATTGGAATTGATGCCTCGCGTGCAGCTATAGCTGCACGTACCGGCACCGAGCACTATAGCTGGGAGATCATTCGTGCGTTGGGCGCACTCGACCGGTCCAACGACTACATCCTGTACTGCAACCGGCGGCCCACGGCGCTGCCGCCGCTGCCGCCCAACTTCCGGCTCAGGCAGATACCGCTGCGCTACACCTGGACCCACGTCCGTTTGTCGCTGGAGATGCTGCGCGCAGCACCGGATGTTCTGTTTGTACCGGCGCACGCGCTGCCGCTCATTCCCGCGCCACGCTCGGTGGTCACGATCCACGACCTGGGCTTTCGCTACCACCCCGAAGCGCACACGCGCGGGCAACGCCTCTACCATCGCCTATTCACCGCGTTGAGTGTGCGGCGCGCCACGCAGATCATTGCCATCTCCGAGGCAACCAGGCGCGATCTCCAGCGCTTCTACCATCTGCCGGACGAAAAGATCACGGTGGTCTATCACGGCGTGGATCAACGCTTCCGCCCGATTGACGACCCGACCACGATCGCGGCGGTGCTGCAGCGCTACGGCATCCAGCCGCCCTACCTGCTGTTCGTGAGTACGATCCAGCCACGCAAAAATGTGGCGCGGCTGATCGATGCCTTCGCTCTGGCGCGCCAGCAGGCCGCTGCTCCGGAGGTCACGCTGGTACTGGCCGGCAAGCGCGGCTGGTTGACGGCGGAGATTGAGCGCCGTGCCGCCGAGCGCGGCATCGCCGACCGGGTGCGCTTCGTAGGCTACGTCGCCGACGCCGACCTGCCGGCGCTGCTGAACGGCGCGCTGGCCTATGTGCTGCCCTCGCTGTACGAGGGCTTCGGCATGACCATCCTGGAAGCACAGGCCTGCGGCACACCCGTGCTGGCCTCCAACGTTGCGGCGCTGCCGGAAGTGGTTGGCGAGGCCGGGTTGTTGGTCGATCCCTATCGCGTCGCATCGATCGCCGACGGTCTGACGCGCCTGCTGAGCGATGCGCAACTCCGCGCCGAACTGCGCCGGCGCGGCCTCGCCCATGCCGCGGGCTGGACCTGGGAACGCGCCGCGCAGCAAACGCTGGCTGTCTTGCAACGCGCTGCCGGCTAA
- the rpsR gene encoding 30S ribosomal protein S18 — translation MAEEINQQVEDQSSEEQPSIQGRRRITPAAAGVRRRYLPRRKVCQFCADKIDTPDYKDIKRLQRYLSDRGKILPRRRTGTCAKHQRGLATAIKRARHLALLPFVAIPTRG, via the coding sequence ATGGCAGAAGAGATCAACCAGCAGGTTGAAGACCAGAGCAGCGAGGAGCAGCCTTCCATCCAGGGGCGACGGCGGATCACGCCCGCTGCCGCTGGTGTGCGACGGCGCTACCTGCCCCGCCGCAAGGTATGCCAGTTCTGCGCCGACAAAATCGACACGCCTGACTACAAGGACATTAAGCGTCTGCAGCGCTACCTGTCCGACCGTGGAAAGATTTTGCCGCGTCGGCGCACCGGCACCTGCGCCAAGCATCAGCGTGGCCTGGCCACGGCGATTAAGCGCGCGCGCCATCTGGCGCTGCTGCCGTTCGTGGCCATACCCACGCGTGGCTAG
- a CDS encoding outer membrane lipoprotein-sorting protein: MRFLKLASAWALLSLILAACAQAPPTAQEIMERMRAAREQIGSGHAIIDLVLDTPEHNGSYTLEAWGAKRDRTDAAGQPIGQARIRIVRASQAELTGAELVNDGTTFWLYHPAANRVFTGALGELRQGRIGAADPTAQMLRMQQALQHILDGSNVTLEGESVAVAGRDTWQVLLTPKPETAADLGLGSQLRVQLWIDKATNLPVKGVIDGGALGHLEATATTFEIDAPLPPEVFSFTPPAGAEVIDLAEVARNARPQVVTLDEARAQVDFPLLTPAQLPAGVQLEQVQVLKLRGQTVIQNFNGPILFSLVQGRGELPSEQQAPAGAEVRQVQVRGVLGTMIIGNETERGTLLRWRENGVTLVVAGTLSPDEALAIAESLRAAE, encoded by the coding sequence ATGCGATTTCTGAAGCTAGCAAGCGCCTGGGCGCTTTTGAGCCTGATCCTGGCAGCCTGCGCTCAGGCCCCTCCTACCGCGCAGGAGATCATGGAGCGCATGCGGGCGGCGCGCGAGCAGATCGGCAGCGGCCATGCCATCATCGATCTGGTGCTGGATACGCCCGAGCACAACGGCAGCTACACGCTGGAGGCCTGGGGTGCTAAGCGCGATCGTACCGATGCCGCCGGCCAGCCGATCGGTCAGGCGCGGATCCGCATCGTACGGGCCAGTCAGGCCGAGCTGACAGGCGCAGAACTGGTCAACGACGGCACCACCTTCTGGCTCTACCATCCTGCGGCCAACCGCGTGTTCACCGGCGCGCTCGGCGAGCTGCGCCAGGGGCGGATCGGCGCGGCCGATCCTACGGCGCAGATGCTGCGCATGCAGCAGGCATTGCAGCACATTCTGGACGGCTCGAACGTGACCCTGGAGGGCGAGAGCGTTGCCGTCGCCGGGCGCGATACCTGGCAGGTGTTGCTCACGCCCAAGCCTGAAACCGCGGCCGACCTGGGACTGGGCAGCCAGCTGCGTGTGCAGTTGTGGATCGACAAAGCGACTAACCTGCCGGTCAAGGGCGTGATCGATGGCGGCGCGCTGGGCCACCTGGAAGCGACTGCCACGACCTTCGAGATCGATGCCCCTCTGCCACCGGAGGTCTTCAGCTTCACGCCGCCAGCGGGTGCTGAGGTGATCGATCTGGCCGAAGTGGCGCGCAACGCCCGGCCGCAGGTGGTGACGCTGGACGAGGCACGCGCCCAGGTCGATTTTCCGCTATTGACCCCGGCGCAGTTGCCCGCAGGAGTGCAGCTTGAGCAGGTGCAGGTGTTGAAGCTGCGCGGCCAGACCGTGATCCAAAACTTCAATGGTCCGATCCTCTTCAGCCTGGTGCAGGGCCGGGGCGAACTGCCCAGCGAGCAACAAGCGCCGGCAGGTGCTGAGGTTCGCCAAGTGCAGGTGCGGGGGGTGTTGGGAACAATGATTATCGGTAATGAAACCGAGCGCGGCACGCTACTACGCTGGCGTGAGAACGGCGTCACGCTGGTCGTAGCCGGCACGCTCAGCCCCGACGAGGCCCTCGCTATTGCCGAGTCACTCCGCGCAGCAGAATAG
- a CDS encoding peptidylprolyl isomerase, producing MSNRPRSTPSAQRPLTRRQLAARQRELTAQQRLILILGGVIGLALLLIVAGIVYDRLYLPNRTLKQVNGATLTRGEYDRLARQEQIRQIVELTRYSAQFGSDLNLGTARLDEEITRLNLGLADYGTSRWRERPLDETLINAWVDRQILEQAARQEFGIEPSTGQIDQLIVAQYGALLQTPPPMTDTATLTPTATLAPEATTEASPAPTAATAVAATAAATAAPTATPLPTATPLPEEATQQVEQIADILYEEYVNIIEAQSEDAPERQRTPYVTRDDILAALRASFREQVIRQQVGERLVPDLAAAQAEQGEPTQIRVRHILLRVPPEPEPEPTPTPAPDATAAPEATPTPAPTPTPSPTPTPEELEQLFAERKREADELYQQLIANPDSFADVARQRSEDPGSAALGGDLGAIDRQGNVVDSPGQRLVPEFTTAAWQLDEGEISQPVRTQFGWHIIQRVPEEPQAKLERLRNEAVERWLEQKRAAATIIPAPTPTPTLEPLPTPEATAEPAPEATPEATTTP from the coding sequence ATGAGCAATCGACCACGATCAACTCCATCGGCGCAACGGCCACTCACACGCCGCCAGCTCGCGGCGCGGCAGCGCGAACTGACGGCGCAGCAGCGGCTGATCCTGATCCTGGGCGGCGTGATCGGCCTGGCGTTGCTGCTGATCGTCGCCGGCATCGTTTACGACCGTCTCTACCTGCCCAACCGCACGCTCAAACAGGTCAACGGCGCGACGTTGACGCGCGGTGAGTACGATCGTCTGGCGCGCCAGGAGCAGATCAGGCAGATTGTGGAGCTGACACGCTACAGCGCACAGTTTGGTTCTGATCTCAACCTGGGTACCGCACGGCTGGATGAAGAGATCACCCGTCTCAACCTGGGCCTTGCCGACTATGGCACCAGCCGCTGGCGCGAGCGTCCGCTCGATGAGACTCTGATCAACGCCTGGGTCGATCGGCAGATCCTGGAGCAGGCCGCGCGGCAGGAGTTCGGCATCGAACCGAGCACCGGCCAGATCGACCAGTTGATCGTCGCCCAGTATGGGGCATTGCTCCAGACGCCACCGCCCATGACCGATACGGCCACGCTCACGCCTACAGCCACACTCGCACCTGAAGCGACCACGGAGGCCAGCCCTGCGCCAACGGCAGCCACCGCGGTGGCAGCGACCGCCGCAGCTACGGCAGCGCCGACCGCCACGCCGCTGCCCACGGCCACGCCACTGCCGGAGGAGGCAACCCAGCAGGTCGAGCAGATCGCGGATATCCTGTACGAGGAATACGTCAATATCATCGAGGCGCAAAGCGAGGACGCGCCCGAACGCCAGCGCACACCCTATGTGACGCGCGACGATATCCTCGCGGCGCTCCGCGCATCCTTCCGCGAGCAGGTGATCCGTCAGCAGGTTGGTGAGCGCCTGGTGCCGGACCTAGCCGCCGCGCAGGCGGAGCAGGGCGAGCCAACGCAGATTCGCGTGCGCCATATTCTGCTGCGCGTCCCACCGGAACCAGAGCCGGAGCCCACACCCACCCCGGCGCCAGACGCCACTGCTGCCCCGGAAGCGACGCCGACTCCGGCACCGACGCCCACGCCGTCGCCCACACCCACGCCCGAGGAGCTGGAGCAGCTCTTCGCCGAACGCAAGCGCGAGGCCGACGAGCTCTACCAGCAACTGATCGCCAATCCCGACTCGTTTGCCGACGTTGCGCGTCAGCGTTCGGAAGATCCGGGCTCGGCAGCGCTGGGTGGCGATCTGGGCGCGATCGACCGGCAGGGCAACGTCGTCGATAGCCCGGGCCAGAGGCTGGTACCGGAGTTTACCACAGCCGCCTGGCAACTGGACGAGGGCGAGATCAGTCAACCGGTGCGCACACAGTTCGGCTGGCACATCATCCAGCGCGTGCCGGAAGAGCCGCAGGCCAAGCTCGAACGGCTGCGCAACGAAGCCGTCGAACGTTGGCTGGAACAGAAACGCGCTGCGGCCACGATCATTCCGGCGCCGACACCGACGCCAACGCTGGAGCCGCTGCCGACGCCCGAAGCGACCGCCGAGCCGGCACCGGAGGCGACGCCTGAAGCCACTACCACCCCATAG
- the rpsF gene encoding 30S ribosomal protein S6, translating into MRVRNYELMYIIDPTIGGDEDYAAVVERVNKAIVNAGGTISEGEWLGPTGRRKLAYPIRHHGQDLTEGFYVLTRFQAQPHQIATFERDLKLNEDVIRYLLTVVE; encoded by the coding sequence GTGCGCGTCCGCAACTACGAGTTGATGTATATCATCGACCCGACGATCGGTGGCGATGAAGACTATGCTGCCGTGGTCGAGCGCGTCAACAAGGCCATCGTCAATGCCGGCGGAACGATCAGCGAAGGCGAGTGGCTTGGTCCGACCGGCCGCCGCAAACTGGCCTACCCCATTCGGCATCACGGCCAGGATCTGACCGAAGGCTTCTACGTCCTGACACGCTTTCAGGCGCAGCCACACCAGATCGCAACCTTCGAGCGGGACCTGAAGCTCAACGAAGACGTGATCCGCTATCTGCTGACGGTGGTCGAGTAA